The following coding sequences lie in one Globicephala melas chromosome 15, mGloMel1.2, whole genome shotgun sequence genomic window:
- the NDUFAF5 gene encoding arginine-hydroxylase NDUFAF5, mitochondrial isoform X5, producing MRLQTALPLEMLRLTRFPTRWRRPPAAGVPAKNVGFRKVASGVSSLGSASPRSLNIFDRDLKRKQKNWAARQPERIKFDYLKEEVGSRIADRIYDIARDFPLALDVGCGRGYIAQHLNKETVGKFFQTDIAENALKNALEMEIPTVSVLADEEFLPFRENIFDLVVSSLSLHWVNDLPRALEQIHCVLKPDGVFIGALFGGDTLYELRCSLQLAETEREGGFSPHVSPFTAVNDLGHLLGRAGFNTLTVDTDEIQVNYPGMFELMEDLQGGVGSSREVMAWEKL from the exons ATGCGCCTGCAAACGGCGTTGCCGCTGGAGATGCTGCGGCTGACCAGGTTCCCGACCCGGTGGCGGCGACCTCCGGCGGCAGGGGTCCCCGCGAAGAACGTCGGCTTCAGGAAGGTGGCCTCCGGCGTCTCTTCCCTGGGCAGCGCCTCGCCCAGATCCCTAAACATATTCGATCGGGATTtgaagaggaaacagaagaacTGGGCGGCCCGGCAGCCTGAGCGGATAAAGTTTGACTACCTGAAGGAGGAG GTTGGAAGTCGGATTGCAGACCGTATATATGACATAGCCAG AGATTTCCCCCTTGCTTTGGATGTCGGTTGTGGAAGAGGTTATATAGCACAACATTTGAATAAG gAAACTGTTGGAAAGTTTTTCCAAACAGACATTGCAGAAAATGCTTTG aaaaatGCCTTAGAAATGGAAATTCCTACTGTCAGTGTTTTAGCTGATGAAGAATTTCTTCCcttcagagaaaatatatttgatctGGTGGTTAGCAGTTTAAG tttgcaCTGGGTGAATGACCTTCCTAGAGCACTTGAACAG attCATTGTGTTTTAAAACCAGATGGAGTGTTTATTGGTGCATTGTTTGGAGGTGACACTCTCTATGAACTCCGGTGTTCATTACAGTTAGCGGAaacagaaagggaaggaggatttTCTCCACACGTCTCTCCTTTCACTGCTGTCAATGACCTAGGACATCTGCTCGGGAGAGCCGGCTTTAATACGCTGACTGTG gacactgatgaaattcAAGTTAACTATCCTGGAATGTTTGAATTGATGGAAGATTTACAAG GTGGTGTTGGAAGCAGTAGAGAGGTCATGGCCTGGGAGAAGCTTTGA